A DNA window from Anastrepha ludens isolate Willacy chromosome 6, idAnaLude1.1, whole genome shotgun sequence contains the following coding sequences:
- the LOC128867053 gene encoding chromosome partition protein Smc-like, translating into MYIWPKSDKKLDLSELFDTSGTYLVEKLQAQKEIEEEQKYKEYLKEGSDQLVAHFKGNIQRTQDEKLAEMKANMEQKITKMQEDIHQSKENEERERSERLAKAQNLMEQLKPEPKDLHSAAMQSEVLRARNVQRNINKEFEKAIKRQECMDKLACEHQAFAFMQEDQLRQLELEQNMNTYKK; encoded by the exons ATGTATATCTGGCCCAAGTCGGACAAAAAACTCGATTTATCGGAACTATTCGACACCAGCGGCACCTATTTA GTGGAAAAGTTGCAAGCTCAGAAAGAAATCGAAGAAGAACAGAAATATAAGGAATATTTGAAGGAGGGATCGGATCAATTGGTAGCACATTTTAAGGGCAACATACAAAGGACTCAAGATGAGAAGCTGGCTGAGATGAAGGCGAatatggaacaaaaaattacaaaaa TGCAGGAGGACATCCATCAGTCGAAGGAAAACGAGGAACGAGAAAGAAGCGAGCGACTGGCTAAGGCGCAAAACTTAATGGAACAACTAAAGCCCGAACCCAAGGATCTACACTCAGCGGCCATGCAAAGCGAAGTACTTCGTGCGCGAAACGTTCAACGCAATATAAATAAAGAGTTCGAAAAGGCTATTAAACGGCAGGAATGCATGGATAAGTTAGCCTGTGAGCATCAAGCGTTTGCGTTCATGCAAGAGGACCAACTGCGACAATTGGAACTCGAACAGAACATGAACACGTACAAGAAATAG
- the LOC128868128 gene encoding uncharacterized protein LOC128868128 — translation MKTAPLTFIALSFIGVAVANPLVAFVKANADNHILNKLAASNSLSASSNPEYTSECFSYYLPILNQISKNFSIQYQQCISKADTSTANLTATAAENRASFVNNTAAICSAFTTCNSDNDTMDFFNCYATASSADVTAIYSLSDSVSNAAFSFKTGLQEIKNTEDLCTHDAEHTYVVETSETYEELNECMLYGLPSSTSTAASTNATTSATSSVSTDASATTVSSVASTISA, via the exons ATGAAGACCGCCCCCTTAACATTCATAGCCTTGTCATTTATTGGCGTCGCAGTG GCTAATCCCCTGGTTGCCTTTGTCAAGGCCAACGCTGACAATCACATACTCAACAAACTGGCTGCCTCAAATTCTTTGAGTGCTTCTTCGAATCCCGAATACACTTCCGAATGTTTCAGCTattatttgccaattttaaatcaaatttcaaaaaacttctCGATACAGTATCAGCAATGCATTAGTAAAGCCGATACATCTACTGCTAATCTCACCGCAACGGCTGCTGAAAATCGGGCGTCATTTGTGAATAACACCGCTGCCATTTGTAGCGCCTTCACCACTTGCAACAGTGACAACGATACTATGGACTTCTTCAATTGTTATGCAACAGCG TCATCTGCTGATGTAACTGCTATCTACTCGCTGTCGGATAGCGTTTCTAATGCAGCATTTTCGTTCAAAACTGGATTGCAAGAAATCAAGAATACCGAGGATTTATGCACTCATGATGCCGAACATACTTATGTAGTGGAGACTTCGGAAACCTATGAGGAATTAAACGAATGCATGCTTTATGGATTGCCATCTAGTACTAGCACTGCTGCTTCAACCAATGCAACTACCTCAGCTACCAGCTCAGTTAGCACAGATGCCAGCGCTACTACTGTTTCCAGTGTAGCCTCAACTATTTCCGCGTAA
- the LOC128866222 gene encoding uncharacterized protein LOC128866222: MNMFKLLVCILSAILAAAHAGRLPSRNLIESRADRSLANFLLTRQPRAATQTSLQCFPIYLPVLEEIANQWSREYESCLTTAESNRTDILEKASAQQKDISTSAAGVCNHVQICDSVNDTLSALDCFGYLSTNTLSTIYTVSNNASETAAMVREQINIIDINSERCCNASDRNYVESSAEVYDALEFCLKYGPPEVVVPSSSTASPQALNESRNVQLIAAPRRTPTSSVLTKESQGDGSNPAPRSRFASLVNNWLHQSEDQANV; the protein is encoded by the exons atgAATATGTTCAAACTTTTGGTCTGTATTCTAAGCGCAATCCTGGCTGCAGCG CACGCTGGTCGCCTGCCGTCTAGGAATCTCATTGAAAGTCGCGCTGATCGCTCTTTGGCAAACTTTTTACTCACACGACAGCCACGCGCCGCAACGCAAACATCCCTGCAATGTTTCCCCATTTACTTGCCAGTACTAGAAGAAATAGCAAATCAGTGGTCCAGGGAATACGAAAGTTGTTTGACGACCGCTGAAAGTAATCGTACTGATATTCTAGAGAAAGCAAGTGCCCAACAGAAGGATATCTCAACCTCGGCAGCAGGCGTTTGTAATCATGTGCAAATCTGTGATTCAGTCAACGACACACTGAGCGCTCTCGACTGTTTCGGCTACTTG TCCACCAACACATTATCCACCATTTATACTGTATCCAACAATGCATCAGAAACTGCAGCTATGGTACGTGAGCAAATCAATATTATCGATATAAATTCAGAGAGATGCTGCAATGCCAGCGATCGTAATTATGTCGAAAGTTCGGCAGAAGTTTACGACGCACTCGAATTTTGCTTGAAATATGGGCCACCAGAAGTAGTCGTCCCATCTAGCAGCACTGCCAGTCCACAAGCACTAAATGAATCCAGGAATGTTCAACTTATTGCTGCACCACGACGAACACCAACTTCGAGCGTATTGACTAAAGAATCACAGGGAGACGGCTCAAATCCTGCTCCAAGAAGCCGTTTTGCATCGTTAGTTAACAATTGGTTACATCAAAGTGAAGATCAGGCTAATGTGTGA